The genomic interval GATTGGCATTTTAATTCGATCGAGACTGGAAACTGCCAAAATGCTTCCGAAAAAAGCGACTATTTCTTAGGAAATATTTAGTAAAAAAAGCTACCACTAAATAATTTAGTGGTAGCTTTTTTTACTAACGATAGTTCACTATCGATTACGGCCCTATCCCCATAAGTCCGAGTAGAATATCTTTATATAACCCCTTTGTTATATAAAGACTATTTTACTATATTAACACTTGTTTGACAACGTATGTATGCCGCGCCATTCTTTCTTCATTATTGGTGTTGCTCATATTGTTTTTTCGTGCCGTCCTCAAATGTTACTTCAAGGTCAAATTCTTGATAATCATCTTTTAACTGAAACACTTTCAATACTTCTTGGATAACTTCCGCTTGCGGTGTATCTTGATTAAATGTTAATTGCTCAAACAGTGGCGTTAGCTCTTTCATCGCTTCATCTCCATGAAGATTTTTGTCATTTATAGAATCTTCAATAGACGCCTCTGTTTTTCCCTCTAAAGTATCATATTCAACTTCATAATCTTGATTCGTACCTTTGTAATCTACATCTAATTCAAACTCTTTAAACGAAAAGGCTGATGTCTCATTATTTGTTTGTGTATTATTCTCTGTTGTGTCATTATTCTCAGCTGGTGGATTATTTACTTCATCCTGATCTCCACAACCAGCTAACATGATAACGGCTAAGAATGGTACAAGTTTCAGTTTACTTTTCATATTGTTACCCCTCCTTAAGTTGTATATATTAGCTATTTCCTAATTGTTCACTTCTCAAACAGAGATCCGATTAAAAATGTAGACAAAATAAAAAACAGATTTATCACAAACCTGTTTCTTACTGAGGAATTACATAAAATAATACAGCAAAAAAATGAGCGACAGAGCCCGCTAATACAAAAATATGCCATACCGCATGATGAAAAGGAAAAGCTCGCCATACATAAAATATTGCCCCAAATGAGTACAATAAGCCTCCTGCAACAAGAAGTTGAATACCTGCTGATGGTAAGGTAGCTGTTAAAGGCTCCCAAGCAATGACAATAAGCCATCCCATAGCAATATACAAAATCGTTGAGATAAAAAGAAACTTTTTCACAAAAAAGGCTTTAAACACTACACCAACAACAGCTACTCCCCACACGATACCTAGCAATGTCCAGCCAAGTGCCCCTTTAATAACAAGCAACATAATCGGCGTATACGTTCCTGCAATAAAGATATAGATAGCAGAGTGGTCAAAGATTTCAAACAAATCTTTTACTTTCCCCTCAGGAAAACTATGGACAAGCGTAGAGGAAGCATATAACAGGAGCATTGACACCCCATAAATGGTGGCAGAGGTAACATGCCAAGCCGTCCCTTGCTGTGCAGCGTAAATAATTAAAAATACTAAAGCTGCGATGCTAAGCAACACACCAATTCCATGTGTGATAGCATTCACAAGCTCTTCTTTTCGGGTAAACACATGAGTATTTGCCATAATACAAACCCTCCTTCTTTTCCCTATTATACCCTATGCATCCAAAAACTCTACATAAAAAAGACCGTAAACACAACGTCTTAAACTGTGCAAACGGTTCTTCTCTTCTCCATTTAAATTGCAAAATGATGATCCCCAATCACTTTTACAACATCCAGTGTATTCATCCATTCAACATCTGAAATACTTGGGTTCCAAAAGTAAAGAGCATCCGTTAATTCATCATGATTCTCCAAAGCGTCATCCACGGCTTGAACAGCTTCCTTACTTGGCTTTTGGTTGATATGGCCATTCGCCACTGGTTGAAACTGATTCTTTTGATAAATTACGTCATGAACCGTATCTGGAAAATCCTCATGCTCTACACGATTTAACACAACCGTGGCAACGGCAACTTTTCCTTGATATGGTTCACCCTTTGCTTCTGCGTGAACAAGTCTTGCTAATAATTCTTTCTCTTCTTTCTTTATTGGTTCGGAGAACTGATTGCTCTCATTTTTATTGGATTGTATATGAGGTTTTTTTTCTATAGCGGATATTGTATTCGACGGCATTTCGCGTGGAGTGAAAAGACTTAAAACAACAATAATAGCTGTCACAATAAATGACATTATATACGTGTATTTCATTGTATCCCTCCTCGTTTAGCTCCTTAATTAGAATAACAAACTTAAAGAGAGAATTCAGGGCTAAAATATTACCAAGGAAAACAAGGAATTATTATACAAAAAGCTATTTGCAACCGTGTTTTTCTTCAAATTTTTATAGAAGATAAAATCGAGTAGAGGGAAATTAATTTAACTATTTTCGCCCCTCTCACACCACCGTACGTACGGTTCCGTATACGGCGGTTCAATTTATATTACAGTGTGTACTTTTAGATAATGTTCTAAAGCAGAGGGAAGCCCCCTCTGCTTTAGTCTTTTGTTTGAGATTGCTCTTTGAACAACTTTTGATAGTCCGATGTACCGATAACCTTTTCGACAGAAAGTTAATCCTTTCGCCTCTTCCTCTGGAATCCCTAATTGGACAAGCGATTTGATTTGTTTCTTCGCTACCTTCCATTGCTTCCAGATGATCACTCTAATTCTGGAGCGAAGCTTCTTATCTATCTCAGTCATCGCTTTTTTCATATTCGAGATTCTAAAGTAATTAACCCACCCAAGTATGACTTGTTTTAGTTTTAGAATTCGGTAGTCCAGCGGAACACTCCAATTTCGCTTTGTTAATTTTCGAAGCTTCCTTTGAAGTTTTTGTATGGATGTGAGATGGGGTTTTACTTGATATTTCTCATTCTTAAAATCGTAATAAAATCCAAATCCTAAGAATTTCAAATCTTTTGGACGGGAGATTTTACTCTTTTCTACATTGACTATCAACCCTAATTTCTTTTCTATAAATCCCACGATTGATTCCATCACTCTATTGGCCGCTTTCTCACTTTTCACAAAGATGAGAGCGTCATCTGCGTATCTTACGAATCGAAGTCCTCTATTCTCAAGTTCCTTATCGAGTTCATTTAACATAATATTGCTCAATAACGGACTGAGGTTTCCTCCTTGCGGAGTTCCAATTGGTGTTTCTTCATATTTTCCATTCACCATAACTCCACCGACTAAGTATTTCCTTATTAGAGAAATGACATCTCCATCATCAATTGTATTAGATATGATTCGCATGAGCTTATCGTGGTGGACTGTATCGAAGAATCTTTCCAGGTCAATGTCCACAACCCAGTCATGTCCATCGTTCAGAAATTCCAAACTTTTTATAATAGCCATCTCACAACTTCTTTTCGGTCTAAAGCCGTAACTGAATTCACTGAATTGCTTTTCAAATATCGGACTGAGTACTTGATGAATGGCTTGTTGAACGACCCTATCCACTACTGTTGGTATTCCCAATTTGCGCATCTTTCCATTTTCTTTTGGGATCTCCACTCGTAAGGCAGCTTGTGGTTGGTATTTTCTTGTTCTGATGCGCTGGCGCAGTTCATCCTTGTTCTCTTTCAGATATTGCTTTAGTTCATCAACTGTTACTCCATCGACACCACTTGCACCCTTATTTTTATAAACACGCAAGTAAGCTTCATTCATGTTTTGATTACTTAGAATCTGTTCTAAAAGTTCCACACTCGTTTCTCCTTCCTTCTCACGTAGTAAGTGATAGCCCCATTTTGGTTATTCTTTGAGATACGCTCATACTTTCACCATTAACACATTCGGAGTACGTCACTTACGCATTCGTGGCGTTGAAACACTATAAATTGTTCAGCCCTTCATGAATGGTTTCATTACTATGGCTTCTGCTGACTTCTTGCGGCTAACCTTTTTCGACTGTACTCCTGTACATCCGCAAGACCTCCCAGGGTAAGACAACTATCTTTCCTCTTTTACTCGCCTGATTTACTCTACAAAGTTACGCACACCTTTTGGACTTTGACTTGCTTTGGAGTCTCATCCCTTTATAGAGCCTTAGTATCAGATTTCTGTTCGTCGAGCCAAGATTTTATTCCACGCTTCCTCCAGCCCTTACCTCACGATAAGTACCTTGCGCTTCCTTAGTGGTTGGTCGATGTGTACCCCCACAGTGGACTTTCACCACCTAGATAGTTGCCATGCCTGGCACACAAAGAAAAGGAGCTATCATAAAGTAGCTCCTTGCATCATCTATAATTGTTTTTTCCATATACCTAATAGCAATGCTGTAATGAACGAACCAATCAATATACTGATTAAATACAGTAATGGATGATTCACAAGAGGAATAACAAATACTCCGCCATGCGGAGCAGGCAATGTAATTTCAAATAGCATGGTTAGTGCACCTGCTATAGCCGCTCCAATGGTACAGCTCCCAATAACACGTATTGGATCTGCTGCTCCGTAAGGAATCGCTCCTTCTGTTATAAAAGAAGCACCTAAAAGATAATTGGTCATACCCGATTTTCTTTCTGTTTCCGTGAATTTATTTTTAAAGAGAGTTGTCGCCATAGCAATTCCAAGTGGAGGGACCATCCCTCCCGCCATAATCGCCGCCTGTGGTCCAAAGCTGTGCGCTTCGATTGCGGCCAGCCCAAAGGTAAATGCCGCCTTATTGAGCGGACCCCCTAAATCAATCGCCATCATCGCTCCAAGAATCATACCGAGCATGATTGCATTGGTCCCAGAAAGCCCTTTCAACCAAACAGTTAACGCCTCATTGATTGCTGTTACTGGCTCGTTTACAATAAAAATCATAAATAGACCAGTAATTAAGACCCCAAATACCGGATAGAGCAAAGTAGGTTTAATTCCTTGTAGTGAAAAAGGTAAAAAAACAAAGCATTTCTTCAACAAGAGAACAATGTAGCCTGCTAGAAAACCAGCTACAAGTCCACCGAGAAAACCCGCTCCTTCATTAGCTGCAAGTAAGCCTCCAACCATTCCAGGAGCAAATCCGGGTCGATCGGCAATACTGCTAGCAATGAACCCCGCAAGTACGGGAACAAGTAAGAAAAAGGCTCCTGTACTTCCACCAATATCATTTAAAGCCTTTGCAAATGGGTGATAATTTGGATCATCAGGATTCACGCCAAACATAAACGACAAAGCAAGTAACACTCCACCGCCAACAACAAATGGCAGCATATTACTAACACCATTCATTAAATGCTTATAAATAAAGAATCCTTTCGTCGCAAATTTAATCTCTTCATGACCTTGATAAATCGGAACTTCTTCTAATACCGCACGATTCAGCAGTTCTTCTGGATGTCGGATTCCTTCTGCAACAGGCACAACAATTACTCTTTTTCCACGAAAACGATTCATATCTATGTGTTTATCAGCAGCGATAATAATCGTCGCTGCATCTGCTATTTCTGCAGCTGTTAAGGCATTTTTAACACCTGTTGAGCCGTTCGTTTCAACTTTAAAATCAATGCCCAGCTCTTCTGCTTTCTTCTTTAAAGCATCAGCAGCCATATATGTATGAGCAATGCCTGTTGGACAAGAGGTTACAGCGAGAATCTTCTTCGCTGATGCCTTCTTTGCTTCGTATTCTTTTGCCCGAAACAAAGTTAAGACCTCTTCCTTCGTTTTTGCATTCATTAATTGTGTCCGAAATTGTTCATCTAATAAAAAAGTCG from Peribacillus asahii carries:
- a CDS encoding YusW family protein — translated: MKSKLKLVPFLAVIMLAGCGDQDEVNNPPAENNDTTENNTQTNNETSAFSFKEFELDVDYKGTNQDYEVEYDTLEGKTEASIEDSINDKNLHGDEAMKELTPLFEQLTFNQDTPQAEVIQEVLKVFQLKDDYQEFDLEVTFEDGTKKQYEQHQ
- the trhA gene encoding PAQR family membrane homeostasis protein TrhA, producing the protein MANTHVFTRKEELVNAITHGIGVLLSIAALVFLIIYAAQQGTAWHVTSATIYGVSMLLLYASSTLVHSFPEGKVKDLFEIFDHSAIYIFIAGTYTPIMLLVIKGALGWTLLGIVWGVAVVGVVFKAFFVKKFLFISTILYIAMGWLIVIAWEPLTATLPSAGIQLLVAGGLLYSFGAIFYVWRAFPFHHAVWHIFVLAGSVAHFFAVLFYVIPQ
- a CDS encoding cell wall hydrolase; the protein is MKYTYIMSFIVTAIIVVLSLFTPREMPSNTISAIEKKPHIQSNKNESNQFSEPIKKEEKELLARLVHAEAKGEPYQGKVAVATVVLNRVEHEDFPDTVHDVIYQKNQFQPVANGHINQKPSKEAVQAVDDALENHDELTDALYFWNPSISDVEWMNTLDVVKVIGDHHFAI
- the ltrA gene encoding group II intron reverse transcriptase/maturase, producing MELLEQILSNQNMNEAYLRVYKNKGASGVDGVTVDELKQYLKENKDELRQRIRTRKYQPQAALRVEIPKENGKMRKLGIPTVVDRVVQQAIHQVLSPIFEKQFSEFSYGFRPKRSCEMAIIKSLEFLNDGHDWVVDIDLERFFDTVHHDKLMRIISNTIDDGDVISLIRKYLVGGVMVNGKYEETPIGTPQGGNLSPLLSNIMLNELDKELENRGLRFVRYADDALIFVKSEKAANRVMESIVGFIEKKLGLIVNVEKSKISRPKDLKFLGFGFYYDFKNEKYQVKPHLTSIQKLQRKLRKLTKRNWSVPLDYRILKLKQVILGWVNYFRISNMKKAMTEIDKKLRSRIRVIIWKQWKVAKKQIKSLVQLGIPEEEAKGLTFCRKGYRYIGLSKVVQRAISNKRLKQRGLPSALEHYLKVHTVI
- a CDS encoding PTS fructose transporter subunit IIABC; protein product: MNITDLIKADTIIMDLQATSKRAVIDELANQLGAVDRVIDVEQFIAALLEREEQVTTGIGDGMAFPHAKSEAVKQPAICFGKSERGVDFQSLDGKPVHLFFLIAVNEQGEMDYLDTLSTLTTFLLDEQFRTQLMNAKTKEEVLTLFRAKEYEAKKASAKKILAVTSCPTGIAHTYMAADALKKKAEELGIDFKVETNGSTGVKNALTAAEIADAATIIIAADKHIDMNRFRGKRVIVVPVAEGIRHPEELLNRAVLEEVPIYQGHEEIKFATKGFFIYKHLMNGVSNMLPFVVGGGVLLALSFMFGVNPDDPNYHPFAKALNDIGGSTGAFFLLVPVLAGFIASSIADRPGFAPGMVGGLLAANEGAGFLGGLVAGFLAGYIVLLLKKCFVFLPFSLQGIKPTLLYPVFGVLITGLFMIFIVNEPVTAINEALTVWLKGLSGTNAIMLGMILGAMMAIDLGGPLNKAAFTFGLAAIEAHSFGPQAAIMAGGMVPPLGIAMATTLFKNKFTETERKSGMTNYLLGASFITEGAIPYGAADPIRVIGSCTIGAAIAGALTMLFEITLPAPHGGVFVIPLVNHPLLYLISILIGSFITALLLGIWKKQL